The Scyliorhinus canicula chromosome 11, sScyCan1.1, whole genome shotgun sequence genome contains a region encoding:
- the LOC119974013 gene encoding FANCD2 opposite strand protein-like: protein MTAFQLWHPWSPFDENFQWVRYSTNPFGQLDGAETIQMPSPSDQEVALYLQDDVATDDSNLLHLLGETGKVNPERCYTSEAEYDTTVVIHKPHPIKLSSVDSVFGRAITTKAPKRAGDFCASEGSAFTEINISPPMPSLAAQYKFNFIMMIYRQLLRAVALIYTAYQKCFYLLQQQI, encoded by the coding sequence ATGACTGCATTTCAGCTCTGGCATCCTTGGTCTCCGTTTGATGAGAATTTTCAGTGGGTCAGATACAGTACAAATCCCTTTGGGCAACTAGATGGAGCAGAGACAATACAGATGCCCTCACCGTCAGACCAGGAGGTGGCCCTCTACCTGCAAGACGACGTTGCAACCGATGACTCGAATCTCCTGCACCTTCTTGGTGAAACGGGAAAGGTTAATCCCGAGAGGTGTTACACATCAGAAGCCGAGTACGACACCACCGTGGTTATACATAAACCTCATCCCATCAAACTCAGCTCTGTTGATTCAGTGTTTGGAAGAGCCATCACCACCAAAGCACCAAAGCGGGCGGGGGACTTCTGTGCTTCAGAAGGTTCAGCTTTCACCGAGATCAACATCAGCCCCCCCATGCCCTCGTTAGCTGCTCAGTATAAATTTAACTTCATCATGATGATTTACAGGCAATTGTTAAGGGCCGTCGCCTTGATTTACACAGCTTACCAGAAATGTTTTTACCTGTTACAACAACAAATTTGA